In one Corynebacterium bovis DSM 20582 = CIP 54.80 genomic region, the following are encoded:
- a CDS encoding cell division protein FtsQ/DivIB yields MGTAEPAVPAVPARRPRRRVRRRVVAAVVVVLAVVVAAVLYLSPLLAVRTIEVDGVSHLDPAQVEQSTGVRRGQNMLRVDTGAAARTVATLPWVEKVTVARSWPSTVTVHVTEHTATGFVEDGGEPVVLDADGVPFLRGETPEGVVRMTEVDPRDTKALAAGARAVAALPPEVRSQLERVEVRNAENIRMVFPEGRDVYWGSAERAADKAEATRVVLLREGAHWNVSDPRQPSVR; encoded by the coding sequence GTGGGGACCGCTGAGCCCGCCGTGCCCGCCGTGCCCGCGCGGCGGCCCCGGCGCCGGGTGCGCCGGCGGGTCGTCGCCGCCGTGGTCGTCGTCCTCGCCGTCGTCGTCGCGGCCGTGCTGTACCTCAGCCCGCTGCTCGCCGTCCGCACGATCGAGGTCGACGGCGTCTCCCACCTCGACCCCGCGCAGGTGGAGCAGTCCACCGGCGTGCGCCGGGGGCAGAACATGCTCCGGGTGGACACCGGGGCGGCGGCGCGCACCGTCGCGACGTTGCCGTGGGTGGAGAAGGTCACCGTCGCGCGGTCGTGGCCGTCGACCGTGACGGTCCACGTCACCGAGCACACGGCGACCGGCTTCGTCGAGGACGGCGGGGAGCCCGTGGTCCTCGACGCCGACGGGGTGCCCTTCCTCCGCGGCGAGACGCCGGAGGGCGTCGTCCGGATGACGGAGGTCGACCCGCGGGACACGAAGGCCCTCGCCGCCGGCGCCCGCGCGGTCGCGGCCCTGCCGCCGGAGGTGCGGTCGCAGCTCGAACGGGTCGAGGTCCGCAACGCGGAGAACATCCGCATGGTCTTCCCGGAGGGGCGGGACGTCTACTGGGGTTCGGCCGAGCGGGCGGCGGACAAGGCCGAGGCCACGCGCGTCGTCCTGCTCCGCGAGGGTGCGCACTGGAACGTCTCCGACCCCCGGCAGCCCTCCGTCCGGTGA